One Ignavibacteria bacterium genomic window carries:
- a CDS encoding DapH/DapD/GlmU-related protein has protein sequence MEKNYYVNQYAVVDDNVEIGDGTKIWHFSHVQPGSKIGKKCVLGQNVNVANGVTIGNFCKIQNNVSIYEGVTLEDYVFCGPSMVFTNILNPRCKYPQVGAEFYIKTLVKEGASLGANSTIVCGITIGRFAFVAAGAVVTKDVPDFALVMGNPARVKGWYSEAGKKLIFDEKGMAHCEKSGVTYKIEHGVVHEVK, from the coding sequence TTGGAAAAAAATTATTACGTAAATCAATATGCAGTTGTAGATGACAACGTTGAAATAGGCGATGGAACGAAGATATGGCATTTCTCACACGTACAACCAGGTTCAAAGATCGGGAAGAAGTGCGTGCTTGGTCAGAACGTTAACGTTGCGAACGGTGTTACAATTGGAAACTTCTGTAAAATTCAGAATAATGTTTCGATATACGAAGGCGTAACGCTTGAAGATTATGTCTTCTGCGGACCTTCTATGGTGTTCACTAATATTTTGAATCCGCGCTGCAAGTATCCGCAGGTTGGCGCTGAATTTTACATTAAGACTCTTGTCAAGGAAGGAGCTTCACTCGGAGCAAACTCGACAATTGTCTGCGGAATAACCATCGGACGTTTTGCTTTTGTTGCGGCGGGCGCAGTTGTTACAAAAGACGTTCCTGATTTTGCGCTTGTGATGGGAAATCCTGCACGAGTAAAAGGATGGTACAGCGAAGCAGGAAAAAAATTAATCTTCGATGAAAAAGGAATGGCACACTGCGAGAAATCAGGTGTTACATATAAAATCGAACACGGTGTAGTTCACGAAGTAAAATAA
- a CDS encoding Gfo/Idh/MocA family oxidoreductase, translating to MADNFNGINLAIIGCGKWGMNHVKTANGVLKENFKIVCDNFASNEAKIKEVSPSVKFTTDLKKVLNNPDINAVIIATPAETHYEIGKQCLEQGKNVLIEKPITLHSNEAQELIDIAKKQNLKLMVGHVLLYHPAILKIKEMIDSGKIGKLQYIYSNRLNLGTIRSEENILWSFAPHDISVIQFFTESNPVEIFSKGATYVQDDIEDTTITYLKYPNNVNAHIFVSWLNPFKEQRLVIIGDKGMLVFEDSSNTDKLKYFEKGFQVNEEGQVEKFDKKFEVINFDESKPLEEEQKHFYNSVMNNTMPLTDGVHALKVLEILEKAQQGLKN from the coding sequence TTGGCTGATAATTTTAATGGTATTAACTTAGCAATAATAGGTTGCGGCAAATGGGGAATGAACCACGTCAAAACCGCAAACGGAGTCTTAAAAGAAAATTTTAAAATTGTCTGTGATAATTTTGCAAGCAATGAAGCAAAAATAAAAGAAGTTTCTCCTTCCGTAAAGTTCACAACTGATTTAAAGAAAGTTTTAAATAATCCCGATATAAATGCTGTTATCATTGCGACTCCTGCAGAGACTCATTATGAAATAGGAAAGCAATGTCTTGAGCAGGGAAAAAATGTTCTGATTGAAAAACCAATCACGCTTCATTCAAATGAAGCTCAGGAGTTAATCGATATTGCAAAAAAGCAAAACCTGAAGCTGATGGTCGGACATGTTTTGCTTTATCATCCTGCCATCCTGAAAATTAAAGAAATGATTGATTCGGGAAAAATCGGTAAGCTTCAATATATTTACAGCAACAGATTGAATCTTGGAACAATAAGAAGCGAAGAAAATATTTTATGGAGCTTTGCTCCGCATGACATTTCGGTAATACAGTTTTTTACGGAAAGCAATCCCGTTGAGATTTTTTCAAAAGGCGCAACGTATGTTCAGGATGACATTGAAGATACTACGATTACTTATTTAAAATATCCAAACAATGTTAATGCGCATATTTTTGTAAGCTGGCTGAACCCGTTTAAGGAACAGCGTCTTGTTATCATCGGTGATAAAGGTATGCTTGTTTTTGAGGACAGCTCTAATACTGATAAGCTTAAATATTTTGAAAAAGGTTTTCAGGTTAATGAAGAAGGACAGGTCGAGAAGTTTGATAAAAAATTTGAAGTTATTAATTTTGATGAATCAAAACCTCTTGAAGAAGAGCAGAAACATTTTTATAACTCGGTTATGAATAACACTATGCCTTTAACCGATGGAGTGCATGCGCTGAAAGTTCTTGAAATACTTGAAAAAGCACAGCAAGGTTTAAAAAATTAA
- the gmd gene encoding GDP-mannose 4,6-dehydratase, with the protein MKKALITGITGQDGSYLAEILLQKGYEVHGIIRRSSSFNTSRIDHLYNQQGVLDKKLFLHYGDVVDTSNLNRLLEKIQPDEIYNLAAQSHVKVSFELPDYTAQVDALGTLRFLDAIRETGLKKVKFYQASTSELYGKVQEVPQTEKTPFYPRSPYGVAKLYGYWIVVNYREAYGIYACNGILFNHESPRRGETFVTRKITRAAARIKAGLQKNLRIGNLHAKRDWGYAPEYCEGMWLILQEKTPEDYVLATGETHTVREFAEVVFRELDMELEWKGEGAKEKGIISKTGEAVIEIDPEYFRPTEVDLLIGDASKAKKNLGWEPKVKFEELAKIMAQADYEKVLKRGY; encoded by the coding sequence ATGAAGAAAGCACTAATTACCGGAATCACAGGACAGGATGGAAGCTACTTAGCGGAAATTCTGCTTCAAAAAGGTTATGAAGTTCACGGCATCATAAGAAGAAGCAGTTCGTTCAACACTTCAAGAATTGACCATCTGTATAATCAGCAGGGTGTTTTAGACAAGAAGTTATTTTTGCATTACGGCGATGTTGTTGATACAAGCAATTTGAACCGCTTGCTTGAAAAAATTCAGCCGGATGAAATTTATAATCTTGCCGCGCAGTCACACGTTAAAGTTTCTTTTGAGCTTCCGGATTATACAGCGCAGGTTGATGCGCTCGGAACACTCCGATTTCTTGATGCAATCCGCGAAACGGGTTTAAAGAAAGTAAAATTTTATCAGGCATCTACCAGTGAGCTTTATGGAAAAGTTCAGGAAGTTCCTCAGACCGAAAAAACTCCTTTCTATCCGCGCAGTCCTTACGGTGTAGCAAAGCTCTACGGTTACTGGATTGTTGTTAATTACCGCGAAGCGTACGGCATTTATGCCTGCAATGGAATTTTGTTTAATCACGAGTCACCAAGAAGAGGCGAAACATTTGTTACAAGAAAAATCACACGTGCAGCAGCAAGAATAAAAGCAGGCTTGCAAAAAAATCTGCGAATCGGAAATCTTCATGCAAAGCGTGACTGGGGTTATGCTCCTGAATACTGCGAAGGTATGTGGTTGATTCTCCAGGAGAAAACTCCTGAAGATTACGTTCTTGCGACAGGTGAAACTCACACTGTCCGCGAGTTTGCTGAAGTTGTTTTTAGAGAGCTTGATATGGAACTTGAATGGAAAGGCGAAGGAGCTAAAGAAAAAGGAATCATTTCCAAAACCGGTGAGGCGGTAATTGAAATTGATCCTGAGTATTTCCGTCCGACTGAAGTGGATTTGTTAATAGGTGATGCATCAAAAGCAAAAAAGAATTTGGGCTGGGAACCTAAAGTAAAATTTGAGGAGCTTGCAAAAATTATGGCGCAGGCAGATTATGAAAAAGTTTTAAAAAGAGGATATTAA
- a CDS encoding DegT/DnrJ/EryC1/StrS family aminotransferase, which yields MKVPLLDLKAQYATIKDEVTKALLDCAESQHFILGPEVQKLEEATNKYLHVKHSIGVSSGTDALLIALMAIDLKPDDEVIIPTYSFFATAGVVSRMNGRPVLCDIDPVTFNIDPAKIEALITKKTKAISPVHLYGQCADMDPIIKIAKKHNLKIIEDGAQAIGTQYKDGRYVGELGDIGCFSFFPSKNLGGFGDGGLVTATDDELGERLRILRVHGGKPKYYHKIIGGNFRIDAIQAAVLNVKLPHLQSWTDGRQKNAEKYTKLFIENGLAETEGKTSFDAKNKVLLPKPVYKDSSVKNYHIYNQYVIRVEDREGVRKFLTDNNIGNEIYYPVPFHLQECFQYLGYKKGDFPVAEFCADSSLAIPIYPELTDEQINYTVSKIKEFIG from the coding sequence ATGAAAGTCCCACTACTCGATTTAAAAGCACAATACGCGACAATAAAAGATGAAGTTACAAAAGCACTTTTGGATTGCGCTGAGTCACAACATTTTATCTTAGGTCCTGAAGTACAGAAGCTTGAAGAAGCAACAAATAAATATCTGCACGTAAAGCATTCAATCGGTGTTTCATCGGGAACCGATGCTCTTCTCATTGCTTTAATGGCAATAGATTTAAAGCCGGATGATGAAGTTATCATCCCGACATATTCATTTTTTGCAACTGCAGGCGTAGTAAGCAGAATGAACGGAAGACCCGTTCTTTGCGACATAGATCCTGTAACATTCAACATCGACCCTGCAAAGATTGAAGCGTTGATTACAAAAAAGACAAAAGCAATTTCACCTGTTCATTTATACGGGCAGTGCGCAGACATGGATCCGATAATCAAAATTGCAAAGAAACATAACTTAAAAATCATTGAAGACGGTGCGCAGGCAATCGGAACACAATATAAAGACGGAAGATATGTCGGTGAGCTTGGAGATATCGGATGTTTCTCATTTTTTCCGAGCAAAAACTTAGGCGGGTTTGGTGACGGCGGTCTTGTAACCGCAACAGATGATGAGCTTGGTGAAAGACTTCGCATACTCAGAGTTCACGGCGGGAAGCCGAAGTATTATCACAAGATAATCGGCGGTAATTTTAGAATAGATGCTATTCAGGCAGCAGTCCTGAACGTAAAGCTTCCGCATTTACAAAGCTGGACTGATGGTCGTCAGAAAAATGCTGAAAAATATACAAAGCTGTTTATTGAAAACGGTCTTGCAGAAACAGAAGGTAAGACTTCTTTCGATGCAAAGAATAAAGTTTTATTGCCGAAGCCGGTTTATAAAGATTCAAGCGTAAAAAATTATCATATTTATAATCAGTATGTAATTCGTGTTGAAGACAGAGAAGGAGTAAGAAAATTCTTAACCGACAATAACATCGGTAATGAAATATATTATCCGGTTCCGTTCCATTTACAAGAATGTTTCCAATACTTAGGATATAAAAAAGGTGATTTTCCTGTTGCAGAGTTCTGCGCTGATTCATCACTTGCAATCCCAATTTATCCGGAATTAACTGACGAACAGATTAATTACACGGTCAGTAAAATAAAAGAATTTATCGGGTAA
- a CDS encoding nucleotide sugar dehydrogenase, whose protein sequence is MAEKDILKKKIKSKKFTVGIIGMGYVGLPLALEFAEKGINTLGFDLDDNKIKKINKEKTSYIKHIPTKKIKECVESGKLSSTTDFSKLKSVDAIIICVPTPLDKNREPDMSYIVSTGNTIAKYLRKGQLVSLESTTYPGTTDELLLGIFNKTGLKAGTDYFLCFSPEREDPNNKDYSTSTIPKVIGGYTKNCLDLGVMIYSFVIKKLVPVSSTRAAEATKLLENIFRCINIALVNELKVVFSKMDINVWEVIEAASTKPFGYTAFYPGPGLGGHCIPIDPFYLTWKAREYETPTKFIELAGEVNTAMPDYVIERVMHVLNENKKCLNGARVLLLGLAYKKDIDDLRESPSLKLIELLQENGAKVDYNDDYVTEIPEMRKYKFNKKSVKLTKENLKKYDLVLLSTDHSYYDPKYILNHARLVVDTRNKFKGLKSKKLYKA, encoded by the coding sequence ATGGCAGAAAAAGACATACTAAAGAAAAAAATTAAGAGTAAAAAATTCACTGTCGGCATTATAGGTATGGGTTACGTTGGTCTCCCGCTTGCGCTTGAGTTTGCAGAAAAAGGCATAAATACTCTGGGCTTTGACCTTGATGATAATAAAATCAAAAAAATCAATAAGGAAAAAACCTCATACATAAAACATATTCCCACAAAGAAAATAAAGGAATGCGTCGAATCAGGTAAACTTTCATCCACAACAGATTTTTCAAAATTGAAATCAGTTGATGCAATCATTATCTGCGTTCCGACACCGCTCGATAAAAATCGCGAGCCTGATATGAGTTATATAGTAAGCACGGGAAATACGATTGCAAAATATTTAAGAAAGGGACAGCTTGTTTCTCTTGAAAGCACTACATATCCCGGCACAACCGATGAGCTCCTTCTTGGGATTTTCAACAAAACAGGATTAAAAGCAGGAACAGATTATTTTCTTTGTTTCTCTCCTGAACGTGAAGACCCGAACAATAAAGATTATTCTACATCAACCATTCCGAAAGTTATCGGCGGTTACACAAAGAACTGTCTCGACCTCGGAGTAATGATATACAGTTTCGTAATTAAAAAGCTCGTTCCTGTTTCGTCTACAAGAGCCGCCGAAGCAACAAAGCTTCTGGAAAACATTTTCAGATGTATTAACATCGCGCTCGTTAATGAGCTTAAAGTAGTTTTCAGCAAAATGGACATTAATGTCTGGGAAGTAATCGAAGCAGCTTCTACCAAGCCATTCGGTTATACTGCGTTTTATCCCGGTCCGGGACTTGGCGGACACTGCATTCCTATTGACCCGTTTTATCTGACGTGGAAAGCGCGCGAGTATGAAACACCAACCAAATTCATCGAACTTGCAGGCGAAGTAAATACCGCAATGCCTGATTATGTAATCGAAAGAGTAATGCACGTCCTAAACGAAAACAAAAAATGCCTCAACGGCGCGCGAGTTTTATTGTTAGGACTTGCTTATAAAAAAGACATCGATGACTTGCGCGAATCTCCTTCACTTAAACTGATTGAACTGCTTCAGGAAAACGGAGCAAAGGTTGATTACAATGATGACTATGTAACGGAAATTCCTGAAATGAGAAAATATAAGTTCAATAAAAAATCCGTTAAGCTTACTAAAGAGAATTTAAAGAAATATGATTTGGTGCTGCTCTCAACCGACCATTCATATTATGACCCTAAATATATTTTGAATCACGCAAGACTTGTTGTGGATACAAGAAATAAATTCAAAGGATTAAAAAGTAAAAAATTATATAAAGCATAA
- a CDS encoding SLBB domain-containing protein: MGFRKLLIPFYFISLLFISNSVIAQDEKIGQQNIFGNTTGGYYNYADPEGVNIEVNVWGFAKFTGKFLIPQGTTLQDLISYAGGPTIDAKVEEIRLLRPKNDSIGITKDQIITFNYNDLFWQDKVGSSMNKANPVLLPGDILIFPGEPRLFFKDELMLWLAVGSTLISLAILVLNITNKNN; encoded by the coding sequence TTGGGATTCAGAAAATTACTCATTCCTTTTTATTTTATTAGCTTATTATTTATATCAAACAGCGTAATTGCGCAGGACGAAAAAATCGGGCAGCAGAATATTTTTGGCAACACAACAGGCGGTTATTATAATTATGCAGACCCCGAAGGTGTTAATATCGAAGTCAACGTATGGGGATTTGCCAAATTTACCGGCAAATTTTTAATTCCTCAGGGAACAACATTACAGGATTTGATTTCTTATGCAGGGGGTCCGACTATTGATGCAAAGGTTGAAGAAATAAGATTGCTTCGACCCAAAAATGACAGCATAGGAATAACAAAAGACCAGATTATTACTTTCAATTATAATGACCTTTTTTGGCAGGATAAAGTTGGTTCTTCAATGAACAAAGCTAACCCTGTTCTTTTGCCGGGCGATATTTTGATTTTCCCCGGAGAGCCGAGATTATTTTTCAAGGATGAACTGATGTTATGGCTTGCAGTCGGTTCAACTCTTATTTCACTTGCAATCCTTGTATTGAACATTACTAATAAGAATAATTAA
- the ade gene encoding adenine deaminase yields the protein MDDTFSISGNVVDIVNRKITSSTIHVKDGKIEKIISDEKAKYDTYLMPGFIDAHIHIESSMLIPSEFARIAVIHGTVATVSDPHEIANVLGIDGIRYMINNGIQVPFKFYFGASSCVPATSFETAGAVISTNEIKELFEVDGLVYLSEMMNYPGVLFADPVVMEKIKIAKDFRKPVDGHSPGLKGEQAKKYIDAGISTDHECYMLDEALGKLALGMKIIIREGSAAKNYDALHTIIPEHYENVMFCSDDRHPDDLILGEIDKIVHRSVAHGYDVFKVLQCACINPIKHYGLNVGMLREGDPADFIEVNNLKDFKVQKTFINGEKVAENGKSNIQKVTSEIVNHFNAEHKTPGDFKIKQTGRNIRVIKAINGEIITQSFETEPKVENGFLVSDTDRDILKITVVERYTGGKPSVAFINNFGLKKGAIASSVAHDSHNIIAVGTSDEDIALAVNSIIDAKGGVCVVNDGKVNVLELPVAGLMTNEDAYSVAEKYQTIDKLAKNLGSKLSAPFMTLSFMALLVIPSLKLSDKGLFDGTKFEFAPLQF from the coding sequence ATGGACGATACATTTTCAATATCGGGTAATGTTGTTGATATAGTAAACCGCAAGATAACTTCTTCGACAATTCACGTTAAAGACGGAAAGATTGAAAAAATTATTTCCGATGAAAAAGCAAAGTACGATACTTATTTGATGCCGGGATTTATCGATGCGCATATTCATATTGAAAGCTCAATGCTTATTCCATCGGAGTTTGCGCGCATTGCGGTAATTCACGGAACAGTTGCAACGGTTTCTGACCCGCATGAAATTGCAAATGTTCTCGGAATTGACGGCATTCGTTACATGATTAATAACGGAATTCAGGTGCCGTTTAAGTTTTATTTCGGCGCATCGTCTTGCGTTCCTGCTACATCATTTGAAACGGCAGGAGCAGTTATTTCCACAAATGAAATCAAAGAGCTTTTTGAAGTTGATGGTTTGGTTTATCTGAGTGAAATGATGAATTACCCGGGAGTGTTATTTGCCGACCCTGTTGTGATGGAAAAAATTAAAATCGCAAAAGATTTTCGCAAGCCCGTCGATGGACATTCACCCGGCTTAAAAGGTGAGCAGGCAAAAAAATATATTGATGCGGGAATCTCGACCGACCACGAATGCTATATGCTTGATGAAGCTCTCGGCAAGCTGGCACTGGGAATGAAGATAATCATTCGCGAAGGGTCTGCGGCAAAGAATTATGATGCTTTACATACGATAATTCCAGAGCATTACGAAAATGTAATGTTCTGCAGTGATGACAGACATCCTGATGATTTGATTCTCGGTGAAATCGATAAAATCGTTCACCGTTCCGTTGCGCACGGCTATGATGTTTTCAAAGTTCTGCAATGTGCATGCATAAATCCAATTAAGCATTACGGACTTAACGTGGGTATGCTTCGGGAAGGTGACCCTGCAGATTTCATTGAAGTAAATAACCTAAAAGATTTTAAAGTTCAGAAGACTTTTATCAACGGTGAGAAAGTTGCTGAGAACGGAAAGTCGAACATTCAAAAAGTTACCTCCGAAATTGTAAATCATTTTAATGCGGAACATAAAACTCCAGGTGATTTTAAAATCAAACAAACCGGAAGAAACATCAGAGTTATAAAAGCAATCAACGGGGAAATTATAACTCAGTCATTTGAAACCGAACCGAAAGTTGAAAACGGATTTTTGGTTTCCGATACAGATAGAGACATTTTAAAAATTACGGTAGTTGAAAGGTACACAGGCGGAAAACCTTCAGTTGCTTTCATAAATAACTTTGGATTAAAAAAAGGAGCGATTGCTTCGAGCGTTGCTCACGATTCGCATAACATTATTGCAGTCGGAACATCCGATGAAGACATTGCGCTTGCTGTTAATTCAATCATAGATGCAAAAGGCGGAGTGTGCGTTGTGAACGATGGTAAAGTAAACGTTCTCGAATTACCTGTTGCAGGTTTAATGACAAATGAAGATGCCTATTCTGTTGCTGAAAAGTACCAGACTATCGACAAACTGGCTAAAAATCTTGGCTCAAAATTATCGGCTCCGTTTATGACGCTGTCATTTATGGCGCTTTTGGTTATTCCATCTTTAAAATTGAGTGATAAGGGGCTTTTTGACGGCACAAAATTCGAGTTCGCACCTCTTCAATTCTAA
- a CDS encoding ATP-binding protein gives MASSDKPRLNPILKLTLLYFVLSVVVIIFCDKLLISNMTTSGFFSEVDLYRRLLFIIATTVIFYFIADKLFALKKINPPISSSSSSADGKSSYADLLDAKVKAEAANRAKTSFLANMSQEIRTPMNGIVGMTELLSLTKVSEEQKEYLDIIKFSSTTLLAIVNDIMDLARIESGKFKLEKTNFNFEHLIKNSCKVMEADARRKNIELKSNCDNLPSKEVLGDPLRVNQVIINIISNAIRFTEKGKIEINVNSELDYGKINYFITVKDTGIGIAPEMREKIFEAFTYNDPLGKMTYTGKGLGLAITKCILDSMGGTINIDSEIGKGTTVKCELPFECVDVTENAENISSENYDGKHEGKISILVAEDNFVNQRLVKELLERKGYEVTIVENGLKIFDAMETKKNFYMILMDVQMPVMDGLEATSIIREIEKESGGHLPIIGITAYSMKADKERCIESGMDDYLAKPFTKDEFYKKIEHFIYKT, from the coding sequence ATGGCATCTTCAGATAAACCCCGATTAAATCCTATATTAAAACTTACATTATTATATTTCGTATTAAGTGTCGTTGTAATCATTTTCTGTGATAAGCTGCTAATTTCCAACATGACAACTTCAGGATTTTTTTCTGAAGTGGATCTTTACAGGCGTCTTTTATTCATCATAGCCACAACCGTAATTTTTTATTTTATTGCCGATAAATTATTTGCTCTTAAAAAAATAAATCCACCAATATCTTCATCTTCTTCATCTGCCGATGGAAAAAGTTCTTATGCGGATTTACTCGATGCAAAAGTGAAAGCTGAAGCCGCTAACCGCGCAAAAACTTCCTTCCTTGCAAATATGAGCCAGGAAATAAGAACACCGATGAACGGTATTGTGGGGATGACCGAGCTGCTTTCATTAACAAAGGTGAGTGAAGAACAAAAAGAATATCTCGATATAATAAAATTTTCTTCAACTACACTCTTAGCCATTGTAAACGACATTATGGATTTGGCAAGGATCGAGTCAGGAAAGTTTAAGCTTGAAAAAACGAACTTCAATTTTGAGCATCTTATAAAAAATTCCTGCAAAGTCATGGAAGCCGATGCAAGAAGAAAAAATATCGAGTTAAAATCGAACTGTGATAATCTTCCTTCAAAAGAAGTTCTTGGCGATCCGCTGAGAGTTAATCAGGTTATAATTAACATTATTTCTAATGCAATCAGGTTTACCGAAAAAGGAAAAATTGAAATAAACGTCAACAGCGAGCTTGATTATGGAAAGATAAATTATTTTATAACGGTTAAGGATACTGGAATAGGAATTGCACCTGAAATGCGTGAAAAAATCTTTGAAGCGTTTACATATAACGACCCGCTTGGAAAAATGACTTATACAGGAAAAGGTCTTGGGCTTGCGATTACAAAATGTATTCTTGACTCGATGGGAGGCACAATTAATATAGACAGTGAAATTGGTAAAGGCACAACCGTGAAATGCGAACTGCCATTTGAATGTGTTGATGTTACAGAAAATGCAGAAAACATTTCAAGTGAAAATTATGATGGAAAGCATGAGGGAAAAATAAGCATACTTGTTGCAGAAGATAATTTTGTAAACCAGCGGCTTGTTAAAGAGCTTCTTGAAAGAAAAGGATATGAAGTAACGATTGTTGAAAACGGCTTGAAAATTTTCGATGCAATGGAAACGAAGAAAAACTTCTATATGATTTTAATGGACGTTCAGATGCCGGTTATGGACGGACTTGAAGCAACCTCAATCATACGCGAAATCGAAAAAGAAAGCGGAGGTCATTTGCCAATTATCGGCATAACGGCATACTCAATGAAAGCCGACAAAGAACGGTGCATAGAATCAGGAATGGATGACTATCTCGCAAAGCCGTTCACCAAAGATGAGTTTTATAAAAAAATAGAACATTTTATTTATAAGACGTAA
- a CDS encoding response regulator, which translates to MVNPKTIKVLVAEDNYINQKLISKLLLNKGYNITIVDDGQKVLDALENEKFHIILMDIQMPVMDGYQATKLIRAKEITSGKYVPIIAVTAFAMESDRQKCFEIGMDDYISKPFNKDDFYKIIEKHLLIHYG; encoded by the coding sequence ATGGTAAATCCTAAAACTATCAAGGTTTTAGTCGCTGAAGATAATTATATCAATCAAAAATTAATCAGTAAGCTTTTACTCAATAAAGGGTATAATATTACGATTGTTGATGACGGTCAGAAGGTTCTTGATGCATTAGAAAATGAAAAGTTTCATATTATTCTGATGGATATTCAGATGCCTGTTATGGACGGATATCAGGCGACTAAACTTATACGTGCAAAAGAAATTACAAGCGGGAAATATGTTCCAATTATTGCTGTGACAGCTTTTGCTATGGAAAGCGACCGGCAAAAATGCTTTGAGATTGGCATGGATGATTATATATCCAAGCCGTTTAATAAAGATGATTTTTATAAAATCATAGAAAAACATTTATTGATACATTACGGATAA
- a CDS encoding DUF4199 family protein: protein MKYGLFAGLAFIIYVLIEMSIFNQYNTQLSLANFGFYNLSFPFLFIATYIGIDSFNNESRELKNQNLKFKDAALYGILITFSFIILTTVFTYIYYNNFNKNISNTLINNIYTYSLLDIQLLNSPFIRNNLYFEFNTYYLIFQLIIYSIFGGFIASIINSLIIIKFK from the coding sequence TTGAAATACGGATTATTTGCTGGCTTGGCTTTCATCATTTATGTTCTTATAGAGATGTCGATTTTCAATCAATATAATACTCAACTAAGCTTAGCAAACTTCGGGTTTTATAATCTCTCTTTTCCGTTTCTTTTTATTGCAACCTATATAGGAATTGATTCTTTCAATAACGAAAGCAGAGAGCTTAAAAATCAGAATTTGAAGTTTAAAGATGCAGCATTATACGGAATACTAATCACATTCAGTTTCATAATCCTTACAACTGTTTTTACTTATATTTATTATAATAATTTTAATAAAAATATTTCCAATACCTTAATCAACAACATTTATACTTATTCATTGCTTGATATTCAGTTATTAAACTCTCCGTTTATACGCAATAATTTATATTTTGAATTCAATACTTATTATTTGATTTTCCAATTAATTATTTATTCAATTTTTGGCGGATTTATCGCTTCGATTATAAATTCATTAATAATAATTAAATTTAAATAA